Proteins from one Catenuloplanes atrovinosus genomic window:
- the recR gene encoding recombination mediator RecR produces MYEGAIQDLIDELGRLPGVGPKGAQRIAFHILSSDTADVARLAAALRKVKEQVRFCTVCYNVAEEEQCRICRDPRRGNEVLCVVEEPKDVVAIERTGEFRGRYHVLGGAINPLEGIGPDNLKIRELLIRLGNGDVKELILATDPNTEGEATATYLALMVKPMGIAVTRLASGLPVGGDLEYADEITLGRAFEGRRAV; encoded by the coding sequence ATGTACGAGGGTGCCATTCAGGATCTGATCGACGAGCTGGGACGCCTGCCCGGCGTGGGTCCGAAGGGCGCCCAGCGGATCGCGTTCCACATTCTGTCCTCGGACACGGCGGACGTGGCGCGGCTGGCGGCGGCGCTGCGGAAGGTCAAGGAGCAGGTGCGCTTCTGCACGGTCTGTTACAACGTGGCCGAGGAGGAGCAGTGCCGGATCTGCCGTGACCCGCGCCGGGGCAACGAGGTGCTGTGCGTGGTCGAGGAGCCGAAGGACGTGGTGGCGATCGAGCGGACCGGGGAGTTCCGCGGGCGCTACCACGTGCTCGGCGGCGCGATCAACCCGCTGGAGGGGATCGGGCCGGACAACCTGAAGATCCGCGAGCTGCTGATCCGGCTGGGGAACGGGGATGTCAAGGAGTTGATCCTGGCCACGGATCCGAACACGGAGGGCGAGGCGACCGCGACGTACCTGGCGCTGATGGTGAAGCCGATGGGGATCGCGGTGACGCGGCTGGCGAGCGGCCTGCCGGTCGGCGGTGACCTTGAGTACGCGGACGAGATCACGCTGGGCAGAGCGTTCGAGGGCCGTCGCGCGGTGTAA
- a CDS encoding DNA polymerase III subunit gamma and tau codes for MALALYRKYRPRTFAEVIGQEHVTEPLSQALRSGRLNHAYLFSGPRGCGKTSSARILARSLNCEQGPTPEPCGQCTSCRSLANDGAGSIDVIEIDAASHGGVDDARELREKAFFAPANSRYKIYVIDEAHMVSSAGFNALLKLVEEPPEYVKFIFATTEPEKVLGTIKSRTHHYPFRLIPPSVLRPYLEQLCEAEGVTVEPAVFPLVVRAGGGSARDTLSVLDQLIAGAGEEGVTYARAVALLGVTDSALIDDMIDSLAAADGAAAFAAIDRVAEAGHDPRRFATDLLERLRDLIVMQQVPDAAAKGLIDGPADEIERMTAQAGRFGTATLSRAADIVHNGLVEMRGTTGPRLLLELITARMLLPGADDSTSALLQRLERMERHLAAGGGALQTPAGVRTQPAPAVSPAAPGALAPLAAPAEAGQEPPLDPRAAARQAAARSSGGGQAAARQAAAQAAAPAQGRRPATPAASAPPAGSVPPAASTPPAGSAVPPGPVQAGQAEGGPAGSEPQGGPAGSEPQGGASGSEQPQGGPAPVPAPASQEPQAAVATEPSGGVDVAELRGRWWPEAHTYVNTRNKRAGAALRAATVRTVEGDTLVLSFRLPSHIDIFAGTPGGENLLREAFYELLGVRWQIRCVPAGPEGEPDTARTAGGRTPAPRQSTGHPTPPSAPTRSLSESDARSGPSPGPSPASTTAAEDAGWPTPAAIPRTDVSPPAASRPGAEAPRPAPGTPSSGTGQATDDGWPAPARPGHTAGAADAAAPPSPARPGDADDQADWPSPRRPGGADSAGDQAGDAGRPSPARPEAATRAGSAGDHDDWPAPAQPADDPSEQGGSASWPGPAQPGSAGSGDAGGRSGDSGSPSPARPGGSGGSDDGGGWPEPVRPGSAPSAADDSGWPEPAPAGGGSASGGGWPEPAGEPAAVPERPGGSASASAETVPSRRAASGGLAAARAAAAGARGRQSTNGGQRGAAAARPDAAAPAAPVTASAVAGPPAVPVATGGGASAWDDFPADEEPPYDPEYDGPAPPDSGPGGRGGFSPRTSARPASAAGGQSSPGGGLASTGGGPAFSASGASASGAPAAASVPGASAPVAAGSASPVPASPAPVPGRAAAGSGASNPAIASAKAAASRAAANAVAAAQGRASAAKPAAAAEAPRPTQGRAAAAVAAANAAAAAAAAAQGSQPVEAPTSEFEGFDPGDEPLDEVIDEQAARQSSEEQAFLLLKQAFGAEKITEM; via the coding sequence GTGGCGTTGGCCCTCTACCGCAAGTACCGGCCCCGGACGTTCGCCGAGGTCATCGGGCAGGAGCACGTCACCGAGCCGCTCAGCCAGGCGCTGCGCAGCGGCCGGTTGAACCATGCGTACCTGTTCTCCGGGCCGCGCGGCTGCGGTAAGACGAGTTCGGCGCGGATTCTGGCCCGCTCGCTCAACTGTGAGCAGGGGCCGACGCCGGAGCCGTGCGGTCAGTGCACGTCCTGCCGCTCCTTGGCGAACGACGGCGCCGGCTCGATCGACGTGATCGAGATCGACGCGGCCAGTCACGGTGGTGTCGACGACGCGCGCGAGCTGCGGGAGAAGGCGTTCTTCGCGCCGGCCAACAGCCGCTACAAGATCTACGTGATCGACGAGGCGCACATGGTCTCGTCGGCGGGCTTCAACGCGCTGCTCAAGCTGGTCGAGGAGCCGCCGGAGTACGTGAAGTTCATCTTCGCGACCACCGAGCCGGAGAAGGTGCTGGGCACGATCAAGTCCCGCACCCATCACTACCCGTTCCGGCTGATCCCGCCGAGCGTGCTCCGGCCGTACCTGGAGCAGCTCTGCGAGGCCGAGGGCGTCACTGTCGAGCCGGCGGTGTTCCCGCTGGTCGTCCGCGCCGGCGGCGGCAGCGCGCGGGACACGCTCTCCGTGCTCGACCAGTTGATCGCCGGCGCCGGCGAGGAGGGCGTCACCTACGCGCGCGCCGTCGCGCTGCTCGGCGTCACCGACTCCGCGCTGATCGACGACATGATCGACTCGCTGGCCGCCGCGGACGGTGCCGCCGCGTTCGCCGCCATCGACCGCGTCGCCGAGGCCGGCCACGACCCGCGCCGCTTCGCCACCGACCTGCTCGAACGGCTCCGTGACCTGATCGTCATGCAGCAGGTGCCGGACGCCGCCGCCAAGGGCCTGATCGACGGCCCCGCCGACGAGATCGAGCGGATGACCGCGCAGGCCGGCCGCTTCGGCACCGCCACGCTCTCCCGCGCCGCCGACATCGTGCACAACGGCCTGGTCGAGATGCGCGGCACCACCGGCCCGCGCCTCCTGCTCGAACTGATCACCGCCCGCATGCTGCTGCCCGGCGCGGACGACTCCACCAGCGCGCTGCTGCAGCGCCTGGAGCGGATGGAGCGCCACCTGGCCGCGGGCGGAGGAGCACTGCAAACCCCCGCGGGGGTACGGACTCAGCCCGCACCCGCCGTCTCCCCGGCCGCTCCGGGCGCTCTGGCCCCTCTGGCCGCTCCGGCGGAGGCCGGTCAGGAGCCGCCGCTGGACCCGCGGGCGGCGGCGCGTCAGGCCGCAGCTCGCTCGTCCGGCGGTGGGCAGGCCGCGGCTCGGCAGGCCGCCGCGCAGGCGGCCGCGCCCGCCCAGGGCCGTCGTCCCGCGACTCCGGCCGCCTCCGCTCCGCCGGCCGGTTCCGTTCCGCCGGCCGCCTCTACTCCGCCGGCCGGTTCCGCCGTCCCGCCGGGGCCGGTGCAGGCCGGTCAGGCCGAGGGCGGGCCGGCGGGTTCCGAGCCGCAGGGTGGCCCGGCGGGTTCCGAGCCGCAGGGTGGCGCGTCGGGTTCCGAGCAGCCGCAGGGTGGCCCGGCGCCGGTGCCGGCACCCGCCTCCCAGGAGCCGCAGGCCGCGGTCGCCACCGAGCCGTCCGGCGGCGTCGACGTGGCCGAGTTGCGCGGGCGCTGGTGGCCGGAGGCGCACACCTACGTCAACACGCGCAACAAGCGGGCGGGCGCCGCCCTCCGCGCCGCCACGGTCCGCACCGTCGAGGGCGACACGTTGGTCCTGTCGTTCCGGCTGCCCAGCCACATCGACATCTTCGCCGGTACGCCCGGGGGCGAGAACCTGCTCCGCGAGGCCTTCTACGAGCTGCTCGGCGTCCGCTGGCAGATCCGCTGCGTGCCCGCGGGTCCCGAGGGCGAGCCCGACACCGCTCGCACCGCCGGCGGCCGTACCCCCGCCCCACGCCAGTCGACCGGCCATCCCACACCCCCGTCCGCACCGACGCGCTCGTTATCCGAGTCAGACGCGAGATCGGGGCCGTCACCGGGACCGTCCCCCGCGTCCACCACGGCGGCCGAGGACGCGGGCTGGCCCACCCCTGCCGCCATCCCCCGTACCGATGTATCTCCACCCGCGGCCTCCCGGCCGGGCGCGGAGGCGCCGCGGCCTGCCCCGGGCACGCCGTCCTCCGGCACCGGCCAGGCGACCGATGACGGCTGGCCGGCGCCCGCCCGACCCGGGCACACGGCCGGTGCCGCCGATGCCGCCGCCCCGCCGAGCCCGGCGCGGCCCGGTGACGCGGACGACCAGGCCGACTGGCCGAGTCCCCGACGGCCCGGTGGCGCGGACAGCGCCGGCGATCAAGCCGGGGATGCCGGCCGGCCGAGCCCCGCCCGGCCCGAAGCCGCGACGCGGGCGGGCAGTGCAGGCGATCACGACGACTGGCCGGCTCCGGCCCAGCCAGCCGATGACCCGAGCGAGCAGGGCGGCAGCGCCTCGTGGCCTGGTCCGGCACAGCCGGGCTCGGCCGGATCCGGTGACGCCGGTGGACGATCCGGCGACAGTGGCTCGCCGAGCCCGGCGCGGCCCGGCGGTAGCGGCGGCTCGGACGACGGCGGTGGCTGGCCCGAGCCGGTGCGTCCGGGAAGCGCGCCGAGCGCGGCGGACGACAGCGGTTGGCCGGAGCCCGCGCCCGCGGGAGGCGGGTCGGCCTCCGGCGGTGGCTGGCCGGAGCCGGCGGGCGAGCCCGCCGCGGTTCCGGAGCGGCCGGGCGGGTCGGCTTCGGCTTCGGCGGAGACTGTGCCGTCTCGGCGCGCGGCCTCCGGAGGGCTCGCGGCGGCACGTGCGGCGGCAGCGGGTGCTCGGGGTAGGCAGTCGACGAACGGTGGTCAGCGCGGTGCCGCGGCCGCCCGGCCGGACGCGGCGGCGCCGGCCGCGCCGGTGACGGCGTCCGCTGTCGCCGGACCGCCGGCCGTTCCGGTGGCCACCGGCGGCGGCGCCAGTGCCTGGGACGATTTCCCGGCGGACGAAGAGCCGCCCTACGACCCCGAGTACGACGGCCCGGCGCCGCCGGACAGTGGGCCGGGCGGTCGCGGGGGCTTCTCGCCGCGCACGTCGGCACGTCCGGCTTCGGCCGCTGGTGGGCAGTCCTCGCCGGGTGGCGGCCTCGCGTCTACCGGCGGTGGTCCGGCGTTCTCGGCCTCGGGTGCGTCTGCGTCCGGCGCACCCGCCGCGGCGTCGGTGCCGGGCGCTTCAGCGCCGGTGGCGGCCGGCTCGGCGTCGCCTGTTCCCGCGTCGCCCGCACCCGTGCCGGGGCGGGCGGCGGCTGGTTCGGGTGCGTCGAATCCGGCGATCGCGAGTGCCAAGGCGGCCGCCAGCCGGGCGGCGGCCAATGCGGTGGCGGCGGCTCAAGGGCGTGCCTCGGCGGCCAAGCCGGCGGCCGCGGCGGAGGCTCCGCGGCCTACGCAGGGGCGGGCGGCAGCGGCGGTGGCCGCCGCCAACGCGGCTGCGGCGGCGGCAGCGGCCGCTCAGGGCAGTCAGCCGGTGGAGGCGCCGACGTCGGAGTTCGAGGGCTTCGATCCGGGGGACGAGCCGCTGGACGAGGTCATCGACGAGCAGGCCGCGCGGCAGAGCAGCGAGGAGCAGGCGTTCCTGCTTCTCAAGCAGGCCTTCGGAGCCGAGAAGATCACTGAGATGTGA
- a CDS encoding YbaB/EbfC family nucleoid-associated protein, with protein sequence MQQLMKQAAKLQQAAQAAQAELAEAEVTGTAGGGLVTVTMAGTGEVRAVKIDPKVIDPEDPETLEDTVLAALHNASEAVRALTEEKMGPVTGGLGGLGMGF encoded by the coding sequence ATGCAGCAGTTGATGAAGCAGGCGGCGAAGTTGCAGCAGGCGGCGCAGGCCGCGCAGGCGGAGCTGGCGGAGGCCGAGGTCACCGGGACGGCCGGTGGCGGGCTGGTGACGGTCACCATGGCCGGCACGGGTGAGGTGCGGGCCGTGAAGATCGATCCGAAGGTGATCGATCCGGAGGACCCGGAGACGCTGGAGGACACCGTGCTGGCGGCGCTGCACAACGCGTCGGAGGCGGTGCGTGCGCTGACCGAGGAGAAGATGGGGCCGGTCACGGGCGGGCTCGGCGGTCTCGGCATGGGGTTCTGA